One window of the Ureibacillus sp. FSL W7-1570 genome contains the following:
- a CDS encoding transposase, which translates to MANLCIFNCISLHFSIAKYNYLIDLDSELKASYELYQYVQHCIKIKDFELLKKTLENKQNIVSSYMKTAIKTINKYINYVENTLKYDYNNGILEGINNKIKVIKRISFGYRSFYHFRNRIFITQNLAKIKTA; encoded by the coding sequence GTGGCAAACCTCTGCATTTTTAATTGCATTTCTCTGCACTTTTCTATTGCAAAATACAACTATCTCATTGATTTAGATTCTGAATTAAAAGCGTCCTATGAGTTATATCAATACGTGCAACATTGCATAAAAATCAAAGACTTTGAGCTCCTAAAGAAAACATTAGAGAATAAACAAAATATCGTTTCCAGCTATATGAAAACCGCCATCAAGACAATCAACAAATACATCAATTACGTGGAGAATACGTTGAAATATGATTATAACAACGGCATTTTAGAGGGGATTAATAACAAAATCAAAGTGATTAAACGCATTTCTTTCGGTTATCGATCCTTCTATCACTTTAGAAACCGAATATTCATTACCCAAAACTTAGCGAAAATAAAAACAGCTTAG
- a CDS encoding ISL3 family transposase, with translation MSHHHSIRNLLNIKDKNITFDENFCAEELIKGVQSKVFYGQLTYQPKACYACGHVFDVQIIKHGFKTSLIKMPSISGFHTYLKLRKQRYFCKHCHSTFTLKTSVVAKNCCISNNTKVAIALNAKDKISEKDIAMKHHVSHATVSRVIDSFYSYYQPNVHYLPKHLCFDEFKSVKSAAGAMSFIFCDSETGEIVDIVEDRRLHVLKEYFLRYSKKARDAVKTIVIDMYSPYISLIHEVFPKAEIVLDKFHILQLFSRALNKTRINVMNRDKKNYNKLKKYWKLLLKDQTKLDYKNYKYHRCFKKHMCEVEILHYCVWQNKSAELCKGKMQSPALNFCA, from the coding sequence ATGTCTCACCATCATTCTATACGAAACCTACTCAATATAAAAGACAAAAATATCACATTTGATGAAAATTTTTGTGCAGAAGAACTCATTAAAGGGGTCCAATCAAAAGTCTTTTATGGCCAATTAACTTACCAACCAAAAGCTTGTTATGCTTGTGGACATGTCTTTGATGTTCAAATCATTAAACACGGTTTTAAAACGTCTCTCATTAAAATGCCTAGCATTTCAGGTTTTCATACCTACTTAAAATTGCGTAAACAGCGTTATTTCTGTAAACATTGTCATTCCACGTTTACTTTAAAAACGAGCGTCGTGGCTAAAAACTGTTGTATTTCCAACAATACTAAAGTAGCGATTGCTTTAAACGCCAAAGATAAAATATCCGAAAAAGATATTGCGATGAAACATCATGTTTCTCATGCCACTGTCAGTCGTGTCATTGACAGCTTTTATAGCTATTATCAACCAAATGTTCACTACCTTCCAAAGCATTTGTGTTTTGATGAGTTTAAATCAGTGAAATCCGCAGCTGGAGCGATGTCCTTTATTTTCTGCGACTCTGAAACGGGGGAGATTGTGGATATCGTGGAGGACCGGAGATTACATGTCCTCAAAGAGTATTTCTTACGGTATTCCAAGAAGGCGAGAGATGCGGTAAAAACGATTGTCATCGATATGTACAGCCCTTATATTTCCTTAATCCACGAAGTTTTCCCTAAAGCGGAAATCGTACTCGACAAATTCCATATCCTCCAACTATTTAGCAGAGCTTTAAACAAAACACGCATCAACGTCATGAATCGGGATAAAAAGAATTACAATAAATTAAAAAAATACTGGAAGCTCCTTCTGAAAGATCAAACAAAACTTGATTATAAGAACTATAAATATCATCGTTGCTTTAAAAAGCATATGTGTGAGGTGGAGATTCTCCACTATTGTGTATGGCAAAATAAAAGTGCAGAGCTTTGCAAAGGAAAAATGCAGAGTCCTGCACTAAATTTCTGTGCATAA
- a CDS encoding transcriptional regulator, translating to MTMDARKVYNGIVLLTGYLQRLYVFENILHQLNIPRDQDRFEKVKELFDDSLAMLPLFEQTKELTETQVKKLESVTAEVEKLMATYFKEGQISFNEKLAYVGSTLYSEQHVNLGILRLGKVFQVEVNKDFEMRVKFYEERTKFIDTIVSLMKKNQQVEEKAMEIIEMWYENVAKNKNNIMNDIRMIGQLIGF from the coding sequence ATGACAATGGATGCCAGAAAAGTATACAACGGAATCGTTTTGCTGACAGGTTACCTGCAGCGTTTATATGTGTTTGAAAATATTCTTCATCAGTTGAATATTCCCCGAGATCAGGACCGGTTTGAAAAGGTGAAGGAATTGTTCGATGATTCCTTGGCGATGCTGCCTTTGTTCGAACAAACAAAAGAATTGACCGAAACGCAAGTCAAAAAATTGGAATCCGTGACGGCGGAAGTGGAAAAGTTGATGGCCACTTATTTTAAAGAAGGCCAAATTTCCTTCAATGAAAAATTGGCTTATGTCGGTTCTACTCTTTATTCCGAGCAGCATGTCAATTTGGGAATCCTCCGCCTCGGAAAAGTGTTTCAGGTGGAAGTGAACAAAGACTTTGAAATGCGCGTGAAATTTTATGAAGAACGGACAAAATTCATCGACACGATCGTTTCATTAATGAAGAAGAATCAGCAGGTTGAAGAAAAGGCGATGGAAATCATCGAGATGTGGTATGAAAATGTGGCCAAAAATAAAAACAATATTATGAACGATATCCGAATGATTGGTCAATTGATTGGCTTTTAA
- a CDS encoding thioesterase family protein, giving the protein MFVSEKQVEIRYADTDQMGVVYHANYVIWMEIGRTQLIRDLGYDYTKLEEMGIVSPVIELNVQYKKAMRYGQVATVRTWVEQHDKLRTTYGYEILHEDGSVAATGTTVNILVTKENFRPVPLRKIDPDWDAKYHEIARTKKG; this is encoded by the coding sequence ATGTTTGTCAGCGAAAAACAAGTGGAAATCCGTTATGCCGATACGGATCAGATGGGTGTGGTGTATCACGCCAACTACGTCATTTGGATGGAAATTGGCAGAACCCAATTGATCCGCGATTTGGGATACGATTATACAAAGTTGGAAGAAATGGGAATTGTATCACCAGTGATTGAATTGAATGTCCAATATAAAAAAGCGATGCGTTATGGACAAGTGGCAACTGTCCGTACATGGGTGGAACAGCATGATAAATTGCGCACGACATACGGTTATGAAATCTTGCATGAAGACGGCTCCGTTGCGGCGACAGGTACAACGGTGAACATTTTGGTGACAAAAGAAAACTTTAGACCGGTGCCATTAAGAAAAATTGATCCGGATTGGGATGCAAAATACCATGAAATTGCCCGGACAAAAAAGGGATAG
- a CDS encoding diaminopimelate dehydrogenase → MSKIRIGIVGYGNLGRGVEAAVQQNPDTELVAVFTRRDPQTVTINSNAKVLHVDDALSYTDEIDVMILCGGSATDLPEQGPYFAQYFNTIDSFDTHAKIPEYFDTVNAAAEKAGKVAIISVGWDPGLFSLNRLIGEAVLPVGNTYTFWGKGVSQGHSDAIRRIEGVKNAVQYTIPIEDAVNRVRSGENPELSTREKHARECFVVLEEGADPAKVEHEIKTMPNYFDEYDTTVHFISEEELKQNHSGMPHGGFVIRSGVSGLGDKQIIEFSLNLESNPTFTSSVLVAYARAAYRLNQNGDKGAKTVFDIPFGLLSPKSPADLRKELL, encoded by the coding sequence ATGAGTAAAATTCGAATCGGGATTGTTGGATACGGAAATTTGGGTAGGGGTGTAGAAGCAGCAGTTCAACAAAACCCTGATACAGAACTTGTAGCAGTTTTTACGCGTCGTGATCCGCAAACAGTGACGATCAATTCAAATGCGAAAGTCCTTCATGTGGACGATGCGTTATCCTATACAGACGAAATTGACGTGATGATTTTGTGCGGCGGTTCTGCAACAGATTTGCCTGAACAAGGACCATACTTTGCACAATATTTCAATACAATCGACAGTTTCGACACACATGCAAAAATTCCAGAATATTTTGATACAGTAAATGCGGCAGCTGAAAAAGCCGGAAAAGTTGCCATCATCTCGGTTGGTTGGGACCCAGGTTTATTCTCATTGAACCGTTTAATCGGCGAAGCGGTATTACCGGTTGGGAATACATATACCTTCTGGGGTAAAGGTGTGAGCCAGGGCCACTCTGATGCCATCCGCCGTATTGAAGGTGTAAAAAATGCGGTACAATATACAATTCCAATTGAAGATGCGGTGAATCGCGTACGCAGCGGCGAAAATCCTGAACTTTCCACACGCGAAAAACATGCCCGTGAATGTTTCGTTGTGTTGGAAGAAGGCGCAGATCCAGCGAAAGTTGAACACGAAATTAAAACAATGCCAAACTATTTCGATGAATATGATACAACAGTGCATTTCATTTCCGAAGAAGAATTGAAGCAAAATCACAGCGGCATGCCGCATGGTGGTTTCGTCATCCGAAGCGGTGTGAGCGGATTGGGCGACAAACAAATCATCGAATTCAGTTTAAACCTTGAAAGCAATCCGACATTTACATCAAGCGTTCTTGTGGCATATGCACGCGCTGCATACAGATTAAATCAAAATGGCGACAAAGGTGCAAAAACAGTATTCGATATTCCATTCGGACTGCTATCACCTAAATCTCCGGCCGATTTAAGAAAAGAACTTTTATAA
- a CDS encoding YxcD family protein: MEKITLSEQEIVDAVCLFHAKFKNVRPEDVEVELLYDDDRGFTAEAYVNGEMEPYNTVNFITAIRLYIEEQLQRDAMSARILLDLHDEEGIIANIEWD, translated from the coding sequence TTGGAGAAGATAACATTGTCTGAACAGGAAATCGTGGATGCGGTTTGCCTGTTCCATGCAAAATTCAAAAATGTGCGTCCTGAAGATGTGGAAGTGGAACTATTGTATGACGATGATAGAGGCTTTACTGCGGAAGCTTACGTAAACGGTGAAATGGAGCCATATAACACGGTGAATTTCATTACAGCCATTCGCCTTTATATTGAAGAACAATTGCAAAGGGACGCGATGTCCGCCCGAATCCTTTTGGATCTGCATGATGAAGAAGGGATCATCGCCAATATTGAATGGGATTAA
- the istB gene encoding IS21-like element helper ATPase IstB, whose amino-acid sequence MKQDIKELCKSLRLAYVADVYEQIPFETPKQFLYGLLKEEIRLREKARAIRLIKKAKFLDKKSLHDYEWTEQLRFPPHLTKEDLCSLQFIENRENVVLVGSPGTGKTHLATGLGKKACELGYEVRFYRVAHLVEELEQALRNNRLSAFRKRMEKVDLVILDEMGYLPFSKEGAELLFQIISEFYEQKSVIITSNLEFSQWNRIFTDSRLTAALVDRLIHHAHIISFHGESYRLSHALSKRN is encoded by the coding sequence TTGAAACAGGACATTAAAGAATTGTGTAAGTCATTGAGGTTAGCTTATGTTGCGGATGTATACGAGCAAATACCGTTTGAAACTCCGAAACAATTCTTATATGGGCTACTTAAGGAGGAAATAAGATTAAGAGAAAAAGCGAGAGCAATCCGCTTGATAAAAAAGGCGAAGTTCTTAGATAAAAAGAGTTTACATGATTACGAGTGGACCGAACAACTTCGGTTCCCTCCTCACTTAACCAAAGAGGATTTGTGTAGCCTACAATTTATTGAGAATCGAGAAAATGTAGTTTTAGTTGGTTCACCCGGGACAGGGAAGACTCATTTAGCCACAGGACTAGGGAAAAAAGCTTGTGAACTAGGTTATGAGGTTCGTTTTTACCGTGTTGCCCACCTAGTTGAGGAATTAGAGCAAGCTTTACGTAACAACCGTTTATCAGCATTTAGAAAACGGATGGAGAAGGTTGATTTGGTCATTTTAGATGAAATGGGATACTTACCATTTAGTAAAGAAGGAGCTGAATTATTATTCCAAATTATATCGGAGTTTTATGAACAGAAAAGCGTAATTATTACATCTAACTTAGAATTTAGTCAATGGAACCGGATCTTTACAGATTCTCGTTTAACAGCAGCGTTAGTGGACAGGCTAATTCATCACGCCCATATCATCTCTTTTCATGGCGAGAGCTATAGACTGTCCCACGCATTGTCGAAAAGGAATTAA
- the istA gene encoding IS21 family transposase, giving the protein MLAMSDINCIKHLRNNKGLSISEIQRTMGINWRTAKKYADEDQLPKQKSFKKKGMMYEEKWGVIVSDWLFEDLKLRKKLRRTKKQIFEELKEMGFQGSYRTVCYFISEWMNTHQEEKDKGYERLEHPPGEAQVDFGVMEAVQDGEIVDIHALVMTFPHSNAGFAVPLPAENQECFLHGLNILFKQVGGVPKRIRIDNLTPAVKKKRTKNEEAQLTDEFVQFQNYYGFDVQVCNPRSGHEKGNVENKVGYIRYNFFTSAPIMDSYEGLTDQLFHKLEADRNRIHYAKNVRIEDLWQEERDYLLALPEKPYPVFKEHLVKVNKYNEVKVDQTLVHVPKGGNYSQLQMILTWDQLKIVSPNGEILLDDYRPYMKKRKALPWLSIIKTWIHKPRVVEYSRYNKYLPGRIKEFLLVDNLIIRRKRLEALASLLVSHDMKKINEEFYELIAQDKLPSDNNPYEVDWSKYDSLAPREEAVN; this is encoded by the coding sequence ATGCTAGCAATGTCTGATATTAATTGTATCAAACATTTAAGAAATAACAAAGGTTTATCTATTTCAGAAATACAAAGAACAATGGGAATTAATTGGCGAACAGCTAAGAAGTATGCGGATGAAGATCAACTCCCTAAACAGAAATCATTTAAAAAGAAAGGGATGATGTATGAGGAAAAGTGGGGAGTAATTGTTTCAGATTGGCTTTTTGAGGATTTAAAGTTAAGGAAAAAATTAAGAAGAACAAAGAAACAAATATTTGAAGAACTAAAGGAAATGGGTTTCCAAGGTTCTTATCGTACTGTTTGTTACTTTATCTCTGAATGGATGAATACTCACCAAGAAGAAAAGGATAAAGGGTATGAAAGATTAGAACATCCTCCGGGTGAAGCTCAAGTAGACTTTGGAGTAATGGAAGCTGTACAAGATGGAGAAATTGTGGATATTCATGCTTTAGTTATGACGTTTCCTCATAGTAATGCTGGATTTGCAGTACCGTTACCAGCTGAAAATCAAGAATGCTTCTTACATGGTCTCAATATTCTTTTTAAACAGGTTGGGGGAGTACCTAAAAGGATAAGAATCGATAATTTGACCCCCGCTGTGAAGAAAAAAAGGACAAAAAATGAAGAAGCACAATTAACTGATGAATTTGTTCAATTTCAGAATTATTATGGCTTTGATGTGCAGGTATGCAATCCAAGAAGTGGCCATGAAAAAGGAAATGTTGAGAATAAAGTTGGATATATACGCTATAACTTTTTTACTTCAGCTCCAATAATGGACAGCTATGAGGGTTTAACTGATCAATTATTTCATAAATTAGAGGCGGACAGAAATAGAATTCATTATGCCAAAAACGTACGTATTGAGGACTTATGGCAGGAAGAACGGGATTATCTTCTAGCATTACCGGAAAAGCCCTATCCTGTATTTAAAGAGCATCTTGTTAAAGTAAACAAATATAATGAAGTGAAAGTGGATCAGACGTTGGTTCATGTCCCTAAGGGTGGCAACTATAGTCAATTACAAATGATATTAACATGGGATCAATTAAAGATTGTTTCACCTAATGGGGAGATATTATTGGATGACTATCGGCCATATATGAAAAAGCGAAAAGCATTACCATGGCTTTCAATAATTAAAACATGGATTCATAAACCAAGGGTTGTAGAATATTCGCGCTATAATAAGTATTTACCGGGAAGAATTAAAGAATTTTTGTTGGTAGATAATTTAATTATTCGACGAAAACGATTAGAAGCTCTAGCTAGTTTATTAGTTTCTCATGACATGAAGAAGATTAATGAAGAGTTCTATGAATTAATTGCACAGGATAAGCTACCTAGTGATAATAATCCTTATGAAGTGGACTGGAGTAAATACGATTCATTAGCTCCTAGAGAGGAGGCTGTCAATTGA
- a CDS encoding IS1182 family transposase, with protein sequence MFKYYNMNQLVLPLDLEIKLQENDIAFHIHHLVESIPDEAFQPFLRNTGCPAYHPRMMLKIILCAYSQSVFSGRKIEALLKDSIRMMWLAQGYEPSYRTINRFRVHPEVKELIRQCFVQFRCQLVEEKLIDQEAIFIDGTKIEANANKFTFVWKKSIEKYNQSLIEKSNQLYNELLEKEIIPEMERENEGELSVEELAQMVQQVDEVITEYDQKIEASPDATERKALRSERKYPKRVYKQLIDLILRKQKYQKDFEILGERNSYSKTDLDATFMRMKDDYMKNGQLKAGYNVQIATEGQYALAYSIFPNPTDTRTLIPFLNKIEKDYFPLPKYIVADAGYGSEQNYEDILSNRKCEALIPYTMYEKEQKKKYKQNPFHPDNWMYDEESDTYICPNQQRVTFRYRSVRTDKTGFKRELKIYECENCSGCPFRSSCTKAKEGNHRKVMVNEKWEQQKEYVRAKLSEEKAGSIFRQRKIDVEPVFGFLKANLRFTRFSVRGKSKVENEMGIALMAVNLRKYTANKDQLTKNNGDKWKKENLSWLKFSFFLSRS encoded by the coding sequence ATGTTCAAATATTATAACATGAATCAATTAGTTTTGCCTCTAGATTTAGAAATAAAATTACAAGAAAATGATATTGCCTTCCACATTCACCATTTAGTTGAAAGTATTCCAGATGAAGCCTTCCAGCCGTTTCTTCGAAATACAGGTTGTCCTGCTTATCATCCACGCATGATGCTAAAAATTATTTTGTGTGCCTATTCGCAGTCTGTCTTTTCAGGTCGAAAAATTGAAGCGCTATTAAAGGACAGTATACGAATGATGTGGTTGGCACAAGGATATGAACCAAGTTATCGGACGATCAATCGTTTTCGTGTGCATCCGGAAGTAAAAGAATTAATTCGTCAATGTTTTGTCCAATTCCGTTGCCAACTGGTGGAAGAAAAGTTAATCGATCAAGAAGCCATTTTTATCGATGGTACGAAGATTGAAGCGAATGCCAATAAATTTACTTTCGTATGGAAGAAATCCATTGAAAAATACAACCAAAGCTTAATTGAAAAATCCAATCAGCTCTACAACGAACTGTTAGAGAAGGAAATCATCCCTGAAATGGAGCGGGAAAATGAGGGAGAACTGTCCGTTGAAGAACTCGCTCAAATGGTGCAACAAGTCGATGAAGTGATTACGGAATATGACCAAAAGATAGAAGCATCGCCCGATGCCACAGAACGAAAAGCATTAAGAAGCGAACGGAAATATCCGAAGCGAGTGTACAAACAGTTGATTGACTTGATTTTACGTAAACAAAAGTATCAAAAAGACTTCGAAATCTTGGGTGAACGGAATAGTTATTCCAAAACAGACTTAGATGCGACGTTCATGCGAATGAAAGACGACTATATGAAAAACGGTCAATTGAAAGCTGGATACAACGTACAAATCGCAACAGAAGGTCAATACGCACTAGCTTATAGCATCTTTCCAAATCCTACTGATACACGTACATTAATTCCGTTCTTGAATAAGATAGAAAAGGATTATTTTCCGTTGCCAAAGTATATTGTCGCAGATGCTGGTTATGGTAGTGAACAAAACTATGAAGACATCCTTTCGAATCGAAAATGTGAGGCACTCATTCCATATACCATGTATGAGAAAGAACAAAAGAAGAAATATAAACAAAATCCATTTCATCCAGACAATTGGATGTACGACGAAGAAAGTGATACCTACATTTGTCCAAATCAGCAGCGAGTAACCTTCCGTTATCGTTCTGTACGTACAGATAAGACTGGTTTCAAACGAGAATTGAAAATCTATGAATGTGAAAACTGTTCAGGATGTCCATTTCGTTCATCATGCACAAAAGCAAAGGAAGGCAATCACCGAAAGGTCATGGTGAATGAAAAATGGGAACAACAAAAAGAATATGTAAGAGCGAAGCTTTCAGAAGAAAAAGCTGGTTCTATTTTCCGTCAACGTAAAATAGACGTAGAACCAGTTTTTGGATTCTTGAAGGCTAATTTGCGTTTCACTCGATTTTCCGTTCGAGGAAAATCGAAAGTGGAAAATGAAATGGGCATTGCCTTAATGGCCGTGAATTTACGAAAATACACGGCCAACAAAGATCAACTAACCAAAAATAATGGGGATAAATGGAAAAAGGAGAATTTGAGTTGGCTCAAATTCTCCTTTTTCCTATCTAGAAGCTAA
- the acnA gene encoding aconitate hydratase AcnA → MTKSNLHNSRASFELNGKTYYYYRLAALKEAGIADVSRLPYSIKVLLESVLRQYDNYVIKEEHVDNLAKWAEGADPEGEVPFKPSRVVLQDFTGVPVVVDLASLRSAMKELGGDPAKINPEIPVDLVIDHSVQVDKYGTPEALQANMDLEFERNAERYKFLKWAQTAFDNFRAVPPATGIVHQVNLEYLAPVIHVKPNEDGTFEAYPDSVVGTDSHTTMINGLGVLGWGVGGIEAEAGMLGQPSYFTIPEVIGVRLTGKLPNGATATDLALKVTQVLRKRGVVGKFVEFFGPGVATLPLADRATISNMAPEYGATCGYFAIDNETLNYLRLTGRDEEHVQVIEKYLKENDMFFDPNFEPVYTDVLEIKLDEIEPNLSGPKRPQDLIPLSEMKKRYREAVVAPMGVQGFGLTEDEFSKTSTIKFADGEELEMPTGAVAIAAITSCTNTSNPYVLIAAGLVAKKAVELGIKPPRWVKTSLAPGSKVVTGYLKDSGLQDYLDQIGFNTVGYGCTTCIGNSGPLLPEIEEAIKAKDLFVTSVLSGNRNFEGRVHPLVKANYLASPPLVVAYALAGTVDIDLQKDPIAKDKNGNDVFFNDIWPSTEEVYAILNKVVTPELFKKEYETVFTANEKWNAIETSTESLYTFDENSTYIQNPPFFQGLSKEPAPIQELKGLRVIAKFGDSITTDHISPAGAIGKDTPAGKYLQEKGVAIRDFNSYGSRRGNHEVMMRGTFANIRIRNQVAPGTEGGFTTYWPTGEVMYIYDAAMKYQEQGTGLVVLAGNDYGMGSSRDWAAKGTYLLGIKTVIAQSYERIHRSNLVMMGVLPLQFMPGENAETLGLKGDETISVNLTDDVKPRDVLTVTAVSPEGKVTEFKALARFDSEVEVDYYRHGGILQMVLRNKLAGK, encoded by the coding sequence ATGACAAAGAGCAACTTACACAACAGTCGCGCTTCTTTTGAACTGAACGGTAAAACTTACTATTATTACCGTTTGGCTGCATTAAAAGAAGCAGGCATTGCAGACGTATCACGCCTACCTTATTCCATCAAAGTTTTATTAGAATCTGTTTTACGTCAATATGATAACTATGTAATCAAAGAAGAACACGTAGACAACTTGGCAAAATGGGCAGAAGGAGCAGATCCTGAAGGTGAAGTTCCATTCAAACCTTCCCGCGTAGTTCTACAAGACTTCACAGGTGTTCCTGTAGTTGTAGACTTAGCTTCTTTACGTTCTGCCATGAAAGAACTTGGCGGAGACCCAGCAAAAATCAATCCAGAAATTCCGGTTGACCTTGTAATCGACCACTCTGTTCAAGTAGACAAATACGGTACTCCTGAAGCTTTACAAGCGAACATGGATTTAGAATTTGAACGCAACGCAGAACGTTACAAATTCTTAAAATGGGCTCAAACTGCATTCGATAACTTCCGTGCGGTTCCACCTGCAACAGGTATCGTTCACCAAGTAAACTTGGAATACTTAGCGCCAGTAATTCACGTTAAACCAAACGAAGACGGCACTTTTGAAGCTTATCCGGATTCAGTGGTTGGTACTGACTCCCATACTACAATGATCAACGGTCTTGGCGTACTTGGTTGGGGTGTTGGTGGTATCGAAGCGGAAGCTGGTATGCTTGGACAACCATCTTACTTCACAATTCCGGAAGTTATCGGTGTAAGATTAACTGGTAAACTTCCAAACGGTGCAACTGCAACTGACTTGGCGTTGAAAGTAACTCAAGTATTACGTAAACGCGGTGTAGTTGGTAAATTCGTTGAATTCTTCGGTCCTGGCGTAGCGACATTGCCACTTGCCGACCGTGCGACAATTTCCAACATGGCACCAGAATACGGCGCAACTTGCGGTTACTTTGCAATCGACAACGAAACACTTAACTACTTGCGTCTAACTGGCCGTGATGAAGAACATGTACAAGTAATTGAAAAATACTTGAAAGAAAACGATATGTTCTTCGATCCAAACTTCGAGCCAGTTTACACTGATGTACTTGAAATCAAATTGGACGAAATCGAACCAAACCTTTCTGGTCCAAAACGTCCACAAGACTTGATTCCACTTTCAGAAATGAAAAAACGCTACCGTGAAGCAGTAGTTGCTCCAATGGGCGTACAAGGTTTCGGTTTAACTGAAGATGAATTCAGCAAAACTTCAACAATCAAATTTGCTGATGGCGAAGAATTAGAAATGCCTACAGGTGCTGTAGCAATCGCTGCGATCACTTCTTGTACAAACACATCCAACCCATACGTATTGATCGCTGCTGGTCTTGTTGCGAAAAAAGCGGTTGAACTTGGCATTAAACCACCAAGATGGGTGAAAACTTCATTAGCACCTGGTTCCAAAGTTGTTACAGGTTACTTAAAAGATTCAGGTCTACAAGATTACTTAGACCAAATCGGATTCAACACAGTAGGTTACGGTTGTACAACATGTATCGGTAACTCCGGCCCATTGCTTCCAGAAATCGAAGAAGCGATCAAAGCAAAAGACTTGTTCGTAACTTCTGTACTTTCCGGTAACCGTAACTTCGAAGGCCGTGTTCACCCACTTGTAAAAGCGAACTACTTGGCATCACCACCATTAGTAGTGGCTTATGCTTTAGCTGGTACAGTGGATATCGACCTACAAAAAGATCCAATCGCGAAAGATAAAAACGGTAACGACGTATTCTTCAATGACATTTGGCCATCAACTGAAGAAGTTTACGCGATCTTAAATAAAGTGGTTACACCTGAATTGTTCAAAAAAGAATACGAAACAGTATTCACTGCAAACGAAAAATGGAATGCAATTGAAACATCAACTGAGTCTCTATACACATTTGATGAAAATTCAACTTACATTCAAAACCCACCATTCTTCCAAGGTCTTTCTAAAGAGCCAGCTCCAATTCAAGAGCTTAAAGGCTTGCGCGTAATTGCGAAGTTTGGTGACTCTATTACAACTGACCACATTTCACCAGCTGGTGCAATCGGTAAAGATACACCTGCAGGTAAATACCTACAAGAAAAAGGTGTAGCAATCCGCGACTTCAACTCTTACGGTTCTCGCCGTGGTAACCATGAAGTCATGATGCGTGGTACATTCGCAAACATCCGTATCCGCAACCAAGTTGCACCTGGTACAGAAGGTGGATTCACTACTTACTGGCCAACTGGCGAAGTAATGTACATTTACGATGCAGCTATGAAATACCAAGAACAAGGTACAGGCCTTGTAGTACTTGCTGGTAACGACTACGGTATGGGATCCAGCCGTGACTGGGCTGCAAAAGGTACTTACTTATTAGGTATCAAAACAGTTATCGCACAAAGCTATGAACGTATCCACCGTTCTAACCTAGTGATGATGGGTGTTCTACCACTTCAATTCATGCCTGGTGAAAACGCAGAAACTTTAGGATTAAAAGGTGACGAAACAATTTCTGTTAACTTGACAGACGATGTAAAACCACGCGATGTTCTAACAGTTACTGCAGTATCTCCAGAAGGTAAAGTAACTGAGTTCAAAGCGTTGGCTCGTTTCGACTCTGAAGTGGAAGTGGATTACTACCGTCATGGCGGTATCCTACAAATGGTATTAAGAAACAAATTGGCTGGAAAATAA